In Corynebacterium frankenforstense DSM 45800, the DNA window CGCGCCCGGACCGGCGACCTCCACCCCTCCCGCGCGCAGGCGCGCGGCCACCCGGCGGCAGGCCTGCGCGTCAGGGCCGGCCACGGCGACCGCCGCACCACCGGCGACGGAGGCGGTGACGGAACCGGCGGCGCCGGCACCGCGGGCGTCGTCAATCTCTCCCGGGGAAAGGGAGGCCAATTCCTGCAGCGGGGCGGCGAGGCGGGGCAGGCGGTGGGCCAGGGCCCGCAGCTCGCCGGCGAGGATGCGCGCCCGGGTCGCCAGGAGCGCGGCGGGGTCCACGCCGGCGGCGAGCGCCGCGCGGGCCTCGGCGGCGGAGTCCACCACGCAGAACAGCTGCGGCCCGCAGGCCAGGCGCGCGGCGGTCCCGGGCGGCAGCGGGCCGGGGTGGACGAGCACGACGGCGTCGACACCCGCACCGACGACGGGCCAGGCCGGGCGGGCGCAGCCGAACTCGGCGGCCACCGCGGCCAGCTCAGGCTGAGCGGCGGCGTCGAGCGTCGTGAGCGCCGTGCGCGGCGGGCCGGTCAGCGCGTGCAGGACGTCGGTGAGCGCCGCGGCGGCCGGGCAGCCCAGCGGGCGGGCGGCCACCCAGTCGGCGACCGCCGCGAAGATCGGCGGCGTCTCGGCCACGGTGCTCCCCCTCCCCCGGCACCCCGTGCGTTGCCCGCATCGTCCCCCGCGCCCGCCCGGCGCGCAACCGCTGCGCCCGCCCGGGACGCAACCGCCGCGGCCGCCCGGGGCGCAACCACCCCACCCGCCGCAACCGACGTCACGGGAGAGATGAATTGAAGTTCACGGGACCTACGGGAACAATGAGGCCAATGACCACCCCCGACACGACCGGCCGCGGCGTCGGCGAGCTGCCCGCCGGGCGGCCCCCGCAGACCGAGTTCCACGACGGTCTGGACTACCCGCGCCTGGGCACCGTCTCCTTCCGACGCGGCACGCTGACCGACAACCAGCAGGCCCTCTGGCAGGAGCGCTTCCCCGAGCTGGGCACCGTGCTCACCGAGGACTCCGGTCCGATCGACTACGACGCCTGGTTCGGACGCACCGACGCGCCGACCGTCCTCGAGATCGGCTCCGGCACCGGCACCTCCACCGTCGCCATGGCGCTGGCGGAACCGGGCACCAACGTCATCGCCGCCGAGCTCTACAAGCCCGGCCTGGCCAAGATGCTCGGCAACCTGACGCGCAACGGGGTCGACAACATCCGCATGGTCCGCGGCGACGGCATCGAGGTGCTCGCCCGCATGATCCCGCCGGCGTCGCTCACCGGCGTGCGCGTCTTCTTCCCGGACCCCTGGCCCAAGGCCCGCCACCACAAGCGGCGCATCATCCAGTCCGGCCCGCTGCACCTGATCGCCACCCGGCTGAAGCCCGGCGGCGTGCTGCACGTGGCCACCGACCACGCCGACTACGCGGAGTGGATAGCCGAGCTCGTCGACGTCGAGCCGCTGCTGGAGTACCAGGGCTGGCCCTGGCCGGAGTGCCCGATCCTGACCGACCGGCAGGTCATCACCAAGTTCGAGGGTCGCGGTCACCGCCTCGAGCACGAGATCACGGAGTTCCTGTGGCGCCGCACGGACGCGCCCGCGGCGACCGACGCGGCGTCGGAAAGCGACCGGGAAGAAGGCGATGCGCGATAATGACGCACATGAACGCAGGCACCCACGAGCACGCCACCGTCCACCCCTACCGTGAGGGCGCCGAGCCCGGACCGGACGGGCTGCTGCTGGTCTGGGACGCGCCGAACCTCGACATGGGCCTCGGCGCGATCCTCGGCGGGCGGCCCACCTCCGTGCACCGGCCGCGCTTCGACGCCGTCGGCCGCTGGCTCGTCGCCCGTGCGGCGCGCCTCGGCGCGGAGACCGGCGGGCAGGTCCTGCCGGAGGCCACCGTGTTCACCAACGTCACCCCGGGCGCGGCGGAGAACGTCCGCCCCTGGGTCGAGGCGCTGCGCAACATCGGCTTCGCCGTCTTCGCCAAGCCGAAGACCACCGACGACTCCGACGTCGACCCCGACATGCTCGCCCACATCCGGCGCCGCCACGACGAGGGCACGCTGCGCGGGCTCGTCGTCGCCTCCGCCGACGGGCAGAACTTCCGCGGGCTCATCGACGAGCTGACCGACGAGGGCCTGCCCGTCACCGTCCTCGGCTTCCACGAGCACGCCGCCTGGGCCGTGCACGCGGAGAACTTCGACTTCGTCGACCTCGAGGACATCGACGGCGTCTTCCGCGAGCCCCTGCCGCGCGTCAACCTGGACAACCTGCCCGAGGGCGGCGCCTGGCTGCAGCCGTTCCGCCCGCTCACCGCTCTCACCGACTAGACCCGGGAGGAGACCATGTTCCACGCCTGGGGGCGTTTCGCCTACCGCCACCGTCGCCTCGTCCCGGTGGTCGTCGTCGCGCTCATCGCGCTGCTCTACCTGACCTTCGGCATGCGCCTGGACGACCGGCTCAGCCAGGAGGGCTGGGAGGACCCGGGCGCCGACTCGACCGTCGGCGCGCAGATCGAGCAGGAGACCTTCGGCCGCGACAACAGCGGCGACGTCATCCTGCTCTATTCGGCGGACCCGGGCGTGCTCTCCCGCGAAGACACCAGCTCCGAGATCGCCGGGCAGATCGAGCGGATCGAGTCGGCCCACCCCGACCAGATCGAGTCGGTGACCAGCTACTTCAACGGCCACAACCGGCAGCTGATCAACGAGGACGGCACCGCCGCCTTCGCCGCGGTCTCCCTGCGCGGCGACGGCGAGCAGACCCTGAAGGACTTCCGCGCGATCGAGGACGACCTGCGCGGCCAGGACCTGCCCGACGGCGTCGAGCTGCAGGTCGCGGGCGCGACCGCCGTGGCCGACTCGCTGGACGAGGGCATGGCCGCCGACGTCCAGCGCGCCGAGCTGGTCGCCCTGCCCGTGGTCGGCGTGCTGCTCATCCTCGTCTTCGGCTCCGTGGTCGCCGCCGCGATGCCGCTGATCGTCGGCGTGCTCTCCATCCTCGGCTCGCTGGGCGTGCTCTCCGCGCTCGCCGGCGTCGCCCAGGTCAACGTCTTCGCCCAGTCCGTGGTCACCCTGCTGGGCCTGGGCCTGGCCATCGACTACGGGCTGTTCATGGTCTCCCGCTTCCGCGAGGAGCTGGACAAGGGCCAGCCGGTGCCGCAGGCCGTGGCCACCACCACCGCCACCGCGGGGCAGACCGTGGTCTTCTCCGCGGGCATGGTCGCCGTGGCCCTGTCGGGCCTGATGGTCTTCCCGCAGGCCTTCCTGAAGTCCGTGGCCTACGGCGCGATCTCCGCGGTCGGCCTGGCCGCGCTGCTCTCGGTGACCGTGCTGCCGGCGGTCTTCGGCATGATCGGCACCAACATCGACCGCCTGTCGGTGCGGCGCACCGCGCGCACGGCCCGCCGCCTCGAGGACACGGTCTGGTGGCGCCTGCCCGCCTGGGCGATGCGCCACGCCAAGGCCGTCACCGTCGGCGTGGCCGGCGTGCTCGTCGCGCTCGCGATCCCGGTCGTGGGCATCACCTTCGGCGGCATCAACGAGACCTATCTGCCGCCGGACAACGACACGCGCACCGCGCAGGCCGCCTTCGACGAGGAGTTCCCCCAGTTCCGCACCGAGCCGGTCAAGCTCGTCGTCGACGGCGCCGACAACCGGCAGCTCGCCGAGGTCTACCGCCAGGCCGCCACCGTGCCGAACCTGACCGGGCGCTTCTCCGCCTCGCCGACCGAGGACGGCACCACCGTGCTCTCCGCCGGCGTGACCGACCGCTCCCACAACGAGCAGGTGGTCGACGACCTCCGCGCCATCGACGCCCCCGAGGGCGTGGACGTCTACGTCGCAGGCACCCCGGCGATGGAGATCGAGTCCATCGAGGCGCTCTTCGACAAGCTGCCCTGGATGGCGCTCTACATCGTCGCGGCGACCTTCCTGCTCATGGCGCTGGTCTTCGGTTCGCTGATCCTGCCGGCCAAGGCCGTGATCATGACGCTGCTGGGCCTGGGCGCCACGCTCGGCGTGCTGACGCTGATGTTCGTCGACGGCCTCGGCGGCGGCCTGTTCAACTTCACCCCGGGCCCGCTGATGAGCCCGGTGCTGGTGCTCATCATCGCCATCGTCTACGGCCTGTCCACCGACTACGAGGTCTTCCTCGTCTCCCGCATGGTCGAGGCCAGACACCGCGGCGAGACGACCGACACCTCGATCAAGTTCGGCACCGCCCACACCGGCTCCATCATCACCGCCGCCGCGCTGATCATGATCGTCGTCGCCGGCGCCTTCGGCTTCTCCGAGATCGTGATGATGAAGTACATCGCCTTCGGCATGATCGCCGCGCTGCTGCTCGACGCCACCGTCATCCGCATGATGCTCGTGCCCGCCGTGATGCACCTGCTGCGCGAAGACAACTGGTGGGCGCCCGGCTGGGTGCGCGCCGTCTACCGCCGCATGGGCCACGGCGAGGCGGTGGCCTCCGAGCGCGCCGTCGCGCGTGAGGGCGGGGTCGACGGTGCCGACGGTGCCGCCGGGCGTGCCGGTGCGGCGTCGCGTGACGACGCCGCGGTGCTTGACGACGCCGCGCCCGTCGCCGAGGGCGGTGAGCTCGCCGTCTCCGCGGCCGTGCCGCGCGACTCCCACGAGGCCGCCCGCGGTGGGCGCACCACCGACCAGGACTCGAGCCTCGTGCCCTTCGACGAGCTGATGCGCCGCCTCGGCAAAGAGGACCGGGACTAGGGCGTGACCGCGGAGCACGGTCCGCTGCGGCTGCTGCGCAACCCGTGGGTGCGCGTGGCCGTCGTCGCGGTGCTGCTGGCCGCCCTGGCGTGGGCCCTGCAGTCGAACACCGACGTCATCGAGAAGGGCGTGCACCACGTGCGCGAGGCCGACGGGCGCTGGATCGCCCTCGGCGTGCTCGCCCTGGCCGCCGCCATGTACGCGCAGGCCGAGATGATGGTCGTCCTGCTGCGCGGGGCGGGCGTGCGCGTCGGCCGGTGGGCGGCGAACATGCTGGGCCTGG includes these proteins:
- the trmB gene encoding tRNA (guanosine(46)-N7)-methyltransferase TrmB; protein product: MTTPDTTGRGVGELPAGRPPQTEFHDGLDYPRLGTVSFRRGTLTDNQQALWQERFPELGTVLTEDSGPIDYDAWFGRTDAPTVLEIGSGTGTSTVAMALAEPGTNVIAAELYKPGLAKMLGNLTRNGVDNIRMVRGDGIEVLARMIPPASLTGVRVFFPDPWPKARHHKRRIIQSGPLHLIATRLKPGGVLHVATDHADYAEWIAELVDVEPLLEYQGWPWPECPILTDRQVITKFEGRGHRLEHEITEFLWRRTDAPAATDAASESDREEGDAR
- a CDS encoding MMPL family transporter, giving the protein MFHAWGRFAYRHRRLVPVVVVALIALLYLTFGMRLDDRLSQEGWEDPGADSTVGAQIEQETFGRDNSGDVILLYSADPGVLSREDTSSEIAGQIERIESAHPDQIESVTSYFNGHNRQLINEDGTAAFAAVSLRGDGEQTLKDFRAIEDDLRGQDLPDGVELQVAGATAVADSLDEGMAADVQRAELVALPVVGVLLILVFGSVVAAAMPLIVGVLSILGSLGVLSALAGVAQVNVFAQSVVTLLGLGLAIDYGLFMVSRFREELDKGQPVPQAVATTTATAGQTVVFSAGMVAVALSGLMVFPQAFLKSVAYGAISAVGLAALLSVTVLPAVFGMIGTNIDRLSVRRTARTARRLEDTVWWRLPAWAMRHAKAVTVGVAGVLVALAIPVVGITFGGINETYLPPDNDTRTAQAAFDEEFPQFRTEPVKLVVDGADNRQLAEVYRQAATVPNLTGRFSASPTEDGTTVLSAGVTDRSHNEQVVDDLRAIDAPEGVDVYVAGTPAMEIESIEALFDKLPWMALYIVAATFLLMALVFGSLILPAKAVIMTLLGLGATLGVLTLMFVDGLGGGLFNFTPGPLMSPVLVLIIAIVYGLSTDYEVFLVSRMVEARHRGETTDTSIKFGTAHTGSIITAAALIMIVVAGAFGFSEIVMMKYIAFGMIAALLLDATVIRMMLVPAVMHLLREDNWWAPGWVRAVYRRMGHGEAVASERAVAREGGVDGADGAAGRAGAASRDDAAVLDDAAPVAEGGELAVSAAVPRDSHEAARGGRTTDQDSSLVPFDELMRRLGKEDRD
- a CDS encoding NYN domain-containing protein, whose product is MNAGTHEHATVHPYREGAEPGPDGLLLVWDAPNLDMGLGAILGGRPTSVHRPRFDAVGRWLVARAARLGAETGGQVLPEATVFTNVTPGAAENVRPWVEALRNIGFAVFAKPKTTDDSDVDPDMLAHIRRRHDEGTLRGLVVASADGQNFRGLIDELTDEGLPVTVLGFHEHAAWAVHAENFDFVDLEDIDGVFREPLPRVNLDNLPEGGAWLQPFRPLTALTD